A window of Ignavibacteriales bacterium genomic DNA:
CCTGGCGTACACCGCGTACTACGTGTTGCGGGTGCGGAGCGGCCTGTTCAACAATCCGATCGAGCCGGACCTGTACCTGCCGATGCTGACGATCTATGTCTACTGGCTCTTCCTGTTCGCCTTCTTTGGTCTCTACCGGTCGTGGTACGCCCAATCCCGTCTCGACGAAATTATCACGCTTTTCAGAACAACCGGGGCAGGGGTTCTTGTCCTCTTCTTCCTTGTCTTCATCGATGACACAGCGACGCACCCCCAGTCGAGTACGCGCACGCTCATCGCTGCCTACTGGATAGTATTGTTTGGGTTCGTGAGCATCGGACGCCTGGCCATGCGGGCCACGCAAAAGCGGTTGCTCGAAAACGGGATCGGTGCCCGCAACACACTTATTGTCGGCTGGTCTGAGAGCGCCAGGGATTTGAGTGATATGGTCCTCAAGTACCCGGCATTGGGGTACAAACTCGTGGGGTTTGTCGAGACGGCGAAGCGAAAGACCCCGAAACGCACGCGAGGTGACTACAAAGATATTCCGCTTCTCGGCTCGATGGAAAAGCTGTCGTCGCTCATACTTCAGCATGATGTTCGAGAGGTGCTGATCGGCCTCGATTCGTCCGAACACGAAAAACTTATTCGCATCATTAATGAGTGTGCCGGCTATGAAGTGGGTTTGAAGATCATGGCAGATATGTATGATATCGTGAGCGGCCAGGCCCGCGTGAGCTCGATCTACGGTGCACCCCTGATCGAGGTGAACCCCGAAATCATGAAGCCGTGGGAGGAATCACTCAAGCGCGCTCTCGATATGCTCGCCTCCCTCGTGATCCTGGTCGTGGGACTGCCGTTCTGGTTGCTGGTCGCCGTGGTCATCAGGTTGAATTCTCCGGGCTCGGTCTTGTACGGCCAGGAGCGGCTGGGGAAGAACGGGAAGCCGTTCAGGATCTTTAAGTTTCGGTCGATGTACGTCGATGCAGAAAAGAAATCGGGGCCCGTGTGGGCCGCGAAGAAGGATCCACGCGTCACGCCGGTCGGAAGAACTCTCCGACGTCTGCATATCGACGAAGTTCCGCAGTTCATCAACGTGCTGCGCGGAGACATGAGTCTGGTGGGTCCGCGTCCCGAGCGTGGGTTCTTCGTGGAGAAACTCTCGGCGGAACTACCGCTCTACAAGCGTCGTCTCAAGGTGCGTCCCGGCATTACCGGCTGGGCGCAGGTCAAGCACAAGTACGACGAATCCATCGAAGATGTGAAAGTGAAGTTGAAATATGATCTCTTCTACATCGAGAACATGTCGTGGCGGATGGATTTAAAGATACTTTTTAATACATTTTATGTCATGATAATGGGAAAAGGACATACCTGATATGAGCACACTGAATATTCAAATGGTTGACCTGGTTACACAGTACAAGAAAATCAAGCCCGAAATCGACGAGGCAATCCACAAGGTCCTTGATTCCGGCTACTACATCCTTGGGAAGGAAGTGGGGGAATTTGAAGTCGCTGCAGCGAAGTACCTCGGCACGCGCCATGCCATTGGCTGTGCCTCCGGCACGGACGCTCTCCAGGTAGCCATGATGGCGCTGGAAATTGGTCCGGGTGATGAGGTGATTACGACCCCCTTTACATTTGTGGCTACTGCGGAAACGATCGCCATTCTTGGTGCAAAGCCGGTCTATGTGGACATCGATCCACAGACCTACAATATCGACCCGGCGGCCATCGAAGCCGCGATCACACCCAGAACGAAGGCGATACTTCCCGTGCATCTCTACGGGCACGCAGCAGATATGGATCCGATCATGGAGATTTCCAGAAAGCACGGAATTCCGGTCATCGAGGATGCAGCCCAGGCGATGGGAGCGGACTACAAGGGACGCAAAGTCGGCGGCATCGGTTCGATGGGGTGCATCAGTTTCTTCCCGAGCAAGAACCTGGGTGCGTTCGGCGATGCAGGTATGATCGTGACGAACGATGACAAGCTCGCCGACAAACTCCGGGTCATTATCATGCACGGTTCACGCAAACGGTACTACCACGAGGTCCTTGGCGTGAACAGCCGGCTTGATACGCTCCAGGCGGCGATCCTCAACGTCAAACTGAAATACCTCGATCAATGGCATGATGCCCGTCGGGCGTCGGCCCACTTCTACAATAAGCTTTTCAAGGTGAACGGTATCACGACGCCGTACGAAGCACCATATACGCGTCATATCTTCCACCAATACACGCTGCGGATCGGTGACAGGAACAAAGTGGATGAATACCTCACGCAGAAGAAGATTCCTCATGCAATCTATTATCCCATCCCGCTGCATCAACAGCAGGCGTTCCTGGTTGCAGGAAAGCCGGCCGGGTCCTTCCAGGTGACCGAACAGGCGGCAGCAGAAGTTCTCTCTCTTCCGATACACACTGAGCTGACCGAAGAACAACAGCGGTTCATAGCTCATTCAGTCCTGGAAGGGTTGGGCAAGCAGTAGAACAAATTCACTATCACCACAACTGTCGAACACGACATCATTATGAAACGCTGCCTGGTTGTTATTCCTACATTTAACGAAGCCGATAATGTCCAAGAGCTCCTCCCAGCGGTGCTCAAGTTCGGGACCCATTTCAACGTCCTCATCGTCGACGACAATTCTCCGGACGGTACGGCGAAGCTCGTGAAGGAGATGCAGAAGACGGAGCCGAGAATTCATCTGCTCGAACGACCCGGCAAAATGGGACTTGGGACGGCGTATGTCGCCGGCTTCAAGTTCGCTCTGGCCAACGGCTTCGACTTTGTCTTCGAGATGGACGCCGATTTTTCGCACGATCCCGAGATGCTTCCGAAACTCCTCGCAAAGGCGGAAGAATATGACCTTGTCATCGGCTCGCGGTACATCGAAGGGGTGAACGTAGTCAACTGGCCTATGAAGCGATTGCTCTTGAGCTATTTCGCAAACATCTACACCCGCGTGATCACAGGAATGCCGGTCCGTGACGCCACCGGCGGATACAAGTGCTTCAAGCGGAAAGTGCTCGAGAGCATCGACCTCGACGCGATTCATTCCAACGGCTATGCAT
This region includes:
- a CDS encoding sugar transferase, which translates into the protein MNKRTERIVLLLLDFFTINLAYTAYYVLRVRSGLFNNPIEPDLYLPMLTIYVYWLFLFAFFGLYRSWYAQSRLDEIITLFRTTGAGVLVLFFLVFIDDTATHPQSSTRTLIAAYWIVLFGFVSIGRLAMRATQKRLLENGIGARNTLIVGWSESARDLSDMVLKYPALGYKLVGFVETAKRKTPKRTRGDYKDIPLLGSMEKLSSLILQHDVREVLIGLDSSEHEKLIRIINECAGYEVGLKIMADMYDIVSGQARVSSIYGAPLIEVNPEIMKPWEESLKRALDMLASLVILVVGLPFWLLVAVVIRLNSPGSVLYGQERLGKNGKPFRIFKFRSMYVDAEKKSGPVWAAKKDPRVTPVGRTLRRLHIDEVPQFINVLRGDMSLVGPRPERGFFVEKLSAELPLYKRRLKVRPGITGWAQVKHKYDESIEDVKVKLKYDLFYIENMSWRMDLKILFNTFYVMIMGKGHT
- a CDS encoding DegT/DnrJ/EryC1/StrS family aminotransferase, which encodes MSTLNIQMVDLVTQYKKIKPEIDEAIHKVLDSGYYILGKEVGEFEVAAAKYLGTRHAIGCASGTDALQVAMMALEIGPGDEVITTPFTFVATAETIAILGAKPVYVDIDPQTYNIDPAAIEAAITPRTKAILPVHLYGHAADMDPIMEISRKHGIPVIEDAAQAMGADYKGRKVGGIGSMGCISFFPSKNLGAFGDAGMIVTNDDKLADKLRVIIMHGSRKRYYHEVLGVNSRLDTLQAAILNVKLKYLDQWHDARRASAHFYNKLFKVNGITTPYEAPYTRHIFHQYTLRIGDRNKVDEYLTQKKIPHAIYYPIPLHQQQAFLVAGKPAGSFQVTEQAAAEVLSLPIHTELTEEQQRFIAHSVLEGLGKQ
- a CDS encoding polyprenol monophosphomannose synthase, with protein sequence MKRCLVVIPTFNEADNVQELLPAVLKFGTHFNVLIVDDNSPDGTAKLVKEMQKTEPRIHLLERPGKMGLGTAYVAGFKFALANGFDFVFEMDADFSHDPEMLPKLLAKAEEYDLVIGSRYIEGVNVVNWPMKRLLLSYFANIYTRVITGMPVRDATGGYKCFKRKVLESIDLDAIHSNGYAFQIEMNFKSWRKGFRVVEIPIVFVDRRIGVSKMSKKIVYEAVWMVWRLKFRSLFDGR